The following coding sequences lie in one Silvanigrella aquatica genomic window:
- a CDS encoding pyridoxal-phosphate dependent enzyme — protein sequence MQIKNILESIGKTPLVKLNRLFQKPGVEVFAKCEFMNPGGSVKDRIGYQMVIDAQKSGRIKPGDILIEPTSGNTGIGIALAGAVLGYRVIITLPEKMSKEKQVVLAALGAEIIRTPTEAAYDAPESHISVANKLAKELPNAHVLDQYANPSNCAAHYNFTAQEIIDDLGMVPDYLVAGAGTGGTISGIAKKFKELKPSCKIIGCDPVGSILGGGTDVSTYQVEGIGYDFFPKALDCNLIDKWVKTTDEPSFKWARRAIREEGLLCGGSSGSALMGVAEVLKDIPQGSKIVVILPDGIRNYMTKMLDNDWLSKMNFKEAILPNNIFSK from the coding sequence ATGCAAATAAAAAATATATTAGAGTCCATCGGTAAAACCCCTTTGGTAAAATTAAACCGCTTATTTCAAAAGCCTGGCGTTGAGGTGTTTGCGAAGTGTGAATTTATGAATCCGGGCGGTTCAGTTAAAGATCGTATTGGTTATCAAATGGTTATTGATGCTCAAAAATCGGGTCGTATTAAGCCTGGTGATATTTTGATTGAGCCCACCAGTGGCAATACGGGAATTGGAATTGCTCTGGCGGGAGCTGTGCTAGGTTATCGTGTGATTATCACCTTGCCAGAGAAAATGAGCAAAGAAAAGCAAGTGGTTTTAGCTGCTTTGGGAGCTGAAATCATTCGAACTCCGACAGAAGCGGCTTATGATGCTCCTGAAAGTCATATCTCAGTGGCAAATAAGTTGGCGAAAGAACTTCCTAATGCCCATGTGCTTGATCAATACGCGAATCCTTCCAATTGCGCCGCTCATTATAATTTTACAGCTCAAGAAATTATTGATGATTTGGGAATGGTTCCAGATTATCTTGTAGCGGGAGCGGGAACAGGTGGCACAATTTCAGGAATTGCAAAGAAATTTAAAGAATTAAAACCAAGTTGCAAAATAATAGGTTGTGATCCCGTGGGGAGCATTTTGGGGGGTGGAACAGATGTTTCTACTTATCAAGTGGAGGGCATTGGGTATGACTTTTTTCCAAAAGCTTTAGACTGCAATTTGATAGACAAATGGGTTAAAACAACGGATGAGCCCAGTTTCAAATGGGCGAGACGTGCGATTCGTGAGGAAGGTTTATTGTGTGGCGGGAGTTCGGGATCGGCTTTAATGGGAGTGGCAGAAGTTCTTAAAGATATTCCGCAAGGATCTAAAATTGTCGTTATTTTGCCCGATGGCATTCGTAATTATATGACAAAAATGCTTGATAATGATTGGCTTTCGAAGATGAATTTTAAAGAAGCTATTTTGCCTAATAATATTTTTTCTAAATAA
- a CDS encoding 50S ribosomal protein L11 methyltransferase, producing MSKQNNNHKLLNLNVAKGLRLRFADDGNTYASISSSSGEFYMAPEVLSLLCLLGNKNLKYTLKEIPGLLKKQFQNISSNLPNEAECSALIEDLIGAGILLLETNQTSKHMQSDGFGDPWAQWTMLADEFRSQAYFKALKKHINNNSIVLDVGSGTGFLSAISLHLGAKKVVAIEETNTANCIKPILNQLKLNTSNKSFILHNMNSFDVTLNDEITTIVSELFGNDPFQEGVLPTLREIGSRLFDKKINYIPQSVAVFFDIIDLLNHPALHRIKAFQQFQNKNFYKEEFLTEFLCAAGKTLDLNEISFSLPLNKNDFIAATKSTEIGSTRLDPPPTFSKDLNKHPFYGKKTIKINHDCQNALALIWFRAELTKDVTISSLISEQDACAHWSPIAIPLKKTLMKNDIIEIHHELNDTENYIHCKIFHNNEKIGSR from the coding sequence ATGTCCAAGCAAAACAACAACCATAAATTGCTTAATCTAAATGTTGCAAAAGGACTTCGTCTGCGTTTTGCAGATGATGGAAATACCTATGCTTCCATATCAAGCTCATCAGGAGAATTTTATATGGCTCCTGAAGTTCTTTCGCTGTTGTGTTTACTTGGTAATAAAAATCTAAAATACACCTTAAAGGAAATTCCCGGATTATTAAAGAAACAATTTCAAAATATTTCATCAAACTTGCCAAACGAAGCAGAATGTTCAGCATTAATAGAAGATCTCATCGGTGCTGGCATTTTATTATTAGAGACAAATCAAACAAGTAAACACATGCAGTCCGATGGTTTTGGTGATCCCTGGGCGCAATGGACCATGCTAGCCGATGAATTTCGCTCTCAAGCTTATTTTAAAGCTTTAAAAAAACACATAAATAATAATTCCATTGTGTTAGATGTAGGCTCAGGAACAGGTTTTCTTTCTGCCATTTCATTACACTTAGGTGCCAAAAAAGTCGTTGCCATTGAAGAAACAAATACAGCAAATTGTATTAAACCTATATTAAATCAATTAAAGTTAAATACATCAAATAAAAGCTTTATTTTACATAATATGAATAGTTTTGATGTCACATTAAATGATGAAATAACAACAATAGTAAGCGAGTTATTTGGCAACGATCCCTTCCAAGAAGGTGTTCTTCCTACATTACGAGAAATAGGTTCGCGTTTATTTGATAAAAAAATAAATTATATCCCTCAAAGTGTTGCCGTATTTTTTGATATTATTGATTTATTAAATCATCCTGCACTGCATAGAATAAAAGCTTTTCAACAGTTTCAAAACAAAAATTTTTATAAAGAAGAATTTCTCACTGAATTTTTATGCGCAGCTGGAAAAACTCTTGACTTAAATGAAATTTCTTTTTCTTTGCCCTTAAATAAAAATGACTTTATTGCCGCAACAAAATCAACAGAAATTGGAAGCACGAGGCTCGATCCTCCGCCTACATTTTCAAAGGACTTAAATAAGCATCCCTTTTATGGAAAAAAAACGATTAAAATCAATCACGATTGTCAAAATGCCCTTGCCCTCATTTGGTTTCGTGCCGAATTAACAAAAGATGTTACCATTTCTTCACTCATTTCCGAACAGGACGCCTGCGCCCACTGGAGTCCCATTGCGATTCCTTTAAAAAAGACTTTAATGAAAAATGATATCATAGAAATTCATCATGAACTTAATGATACTGAAAACTATATCCATTGCAAAATCTTCCACAACAACGAAAAAATAGGTTCCCGATGA
- a CDS encoding DNA-3-methyladenine glycosylase, which translates to MTFISKDFYLQDAIHVAPQLLGIKINRELKNGKVISGIIVETEAYMPDDPACHASRGVTKRNAPMFEEGGICYVYLIYGIYYCLNVVTGKKGSGQAVLIRALELPSHETNRRAAAGPGKLCRHLAINKEQNGLEFSKLNQIWIEEGIPILPADIQTSSRIGISKGIEMQWRFYIKNNSFVSKQYDTNNTKEIK; encoded by the coding sequence ATGACTTTCATTTCAAAAGATTTTTATCTACAGGATGCAATTCATGTTGCCCCACAACTTCTGGGAATAAAAATAAATCGTGAACTGAAAAATGGGAAAGTCATATCAGGAATCATTGTGGAAACGGAAGCCTACATGCCCGACGACCCCGCATGTCATGCAAGCCGAGGAGTCACAAAAAGAAATGCTCCCATGTTCGAAGAAGGGGGAATATGTTACGTTTATTTAATCTATGGAATTTATTATTGCTTAAATGTTGTTACTGGAAAAAAAGGGAGTGGCCAAGCCGTGTTGATTCGAGCTTTAGAATTGCCATCTCATGAAACAAATAGAAGAGCCGCTGCAGGACCGGGAAAACTCTGTCGTCATTTGGCAATTAATAAAGAACAAAATGGATTAGAATTTTCAAAATTAAATCAAATTTGGATTGAAGAAGGAATTCCTATTTTACCTGCTGATATTCAAACTTCTAGTAGAATAGGAATATCAAAAGGAATTGAAATGCAATGGCGATTTTATATTAAAAATAATTCCTTTGTTTCAAAACAATATGATACTAATAATACAAAGGAAATAAAATAA
- a CDS encoding ABC transporter ATP-binding protein, with the protein MIRLKNIIYFVGRKSIFWFIITFFSAIFLSFLELLIVAFLQLFLVSLGLVETKIKILGFVIPRIDLSYVILFLVLIGFFRIIGQIFSNHSTSFSLEYANCRLRNLAVYDLFNQRTRDNGVSDVNFRITEVFPKASLFISNIVYFSSLFLQCSIVMLLMFATAWKESIIGLFGIFFIGILILKITKGVRKVALQVPIEQYKLNAGIEKISRNLLFIKIMRTQNYEQKKLAENVINYGLCSIRASFLNILSITISPFLGILLLVIIILMSQKYFHTEGMILVSFLYLFIRFIQNLSILFGYFSSLNLYYPQIKIAFRYFNSFHKNEIYYINKSLDAIKFIGSNKNYILPDKFLEISSVNNVSNINIKNLNIIFENVSYSYESYKAPLIENLSFEIKQGSHVGIIGPSGSGKSTILFLLLGIIKPNIGNVFISGFLPEEFLDSPNVKVGYVGAEPFLIKGTIKDNLLYGMKEPVSADQIWRALEFASMKDIVEKKSLDYMIPEDQSGLSAGQKQRLCLARAILHNPQLLVLDECTSNLDEGTEYEITSSLERLKGICTAIIVSHRPGILRSVDKIVDLKSRNFEK; encoded by the coding sequence ATGATACGTTTAAAGAATATTATTTACTTTGTAGGCAGAAAATCAATTTTTTGGTTTATTATAACCTTTTTTTCTGCTATATTTCTGTCTTTTCTTGAGTTGTTAATAGTTGCATTTTTGCAATTATTTTTAGTGAGCTTAGGGTTAGTTGAAACTAAAATTAAAATTCTAGGATTTGTTATACCTCGTATTGATCTTTCTTACGTTATTTTATTTCTTGTATTAATAGGATTTTTTAGAATAATAGGACAAATATTTTCAAATCATAGTACGAGTTTTTCTCTAGAATATGCTAATTGTAGGTTAAGAAATTTAGCTGTTTATGATTTATTTAATCAACGGACTAGAGACAATGGGGTTTCAGATGTAAACTTTAGGATTACTGAAGTATTTCCAAAAGCCTCGTTATTTATATCAAACATAGTTTATTTTTCTTCCTTGTTTCTTCAGTGCTCAATTGTTATGTTGCTTATGTTTGCAACGGCTTGGAAAGAATCAATTATAGGTTTATTTGGTATTTTTTTTATTGGGATACTTATTCTTAAAATCACTAAAGGTGTTAGGAAGGTTGCTTTACAGGTACCAATAGAACAATATAAATTGAACGCTGGAATAGAGAAAATTTCAAGAAATCTTCTTTTTATAAAAATTATGAGAACCCAAAATTATGAGCAGAAAAAATTAGCAGAAAATGTTATTAATTATGGCCTTTGTTCAATAAGAGCTTCATTTTTAAACATTTTAAGCATAACAATATCTCCATTTCTAGGCATACTGTTACTTGTTATCATTATTTTAATGAGTCAGAAATATTTTCACACTGAGGGTATGATTTTAGTTTCTTTTTTATACTTATTCATTAGATTTATTCAAAATCTATCAATATTATTTGGATACTTTAGCTCTCTAAATCTATATTATCCGCAAATTAAAATCGCTTTTAGGTATTTTAATAGTTTTCATAAAAACGAAATTTATTATATTAATAAATCTTTAGATGCCATTAAATTTATTGGCTCAAATAAAAATTATATATTACCAGATAAATTTCTTGAAATTTCATCGGTTAATAATGTTAGTAATATAAATATTAAAAATTTGAATATAATTTTTGAAAATGTTTCTTATTCTTATGAGTCTTATAAAGCTCCTCTCATTGAGAACTTAAGTTTTGAAATTAAGCAAGGCAGTCATGTGGGTATAATTGGCCCAAGTGGATCTGGAAAAAGTACAATTTTATTTCTTTTACTCGGTATAATTAAACCGAATATTGGAAATGTATTTATATCAGGTTTTTTGCCTGAAGAGTTTTTGGACTCACCTAATGTTAAAGTGGGTTATGTTGGAGCAGAACCTTTTTTAATAAAGGGAACGATAAAAGATAATCTTTTATATGGTATGAAAGAACCTGTTTCTGCAGATCAAATTTGGAGAGCTTTAGAATTTGCAAGTATGAAAGATATAGTAGAAAAAAAGTCTTTGGATTATATGATACCTGAAGATCAATCTGGATTATCTGCAGGACAGAAACAGAGGCTATGTTTAGCACGAGCTATTTTACATAATCCTCAGCTTCTCGTACTTGACGAATGCACATCTAATCTTGATGAAGGAACAGAATATGAGATAACATCATCTCTTGAAAGATTGAAAGGTATATGTACTGCGATTATTGTTTCACATAGGCCAGGAATTTTAAGATCGGTAGATAAAATTGTAGATCTTAAGAGTAGGAATTTTGAAAAATGA
- a CDS encoding DegT/DnrJ/EryC1/StrS family aminotransferase, with protein sequence MINLHEPIFDKDDEDYVLEALRSSWVSTGGPFVDKFEKDFADFVGSKHAVSICNGTIGLQLSIEALKHRFRVLNNFDIILPSLTFIATANAVVHAGGSPHFIDTDENSLQFSIENFKKYILNNYEYRFEQKYWINKVTFNRLLAFIPVHIMGWSAAESYLLKGISEEFNLTILEDAAEALGTYNLDETHIGNESLAAIFSFNGNKILTTGGGGMITTNDFEFAKHLKHLSTTAKIDNFRFVHDEIGYNFRLVNLLAALGCSQLKKLKSRLVRKKEIFDLYSNYLNSPFLNLYKQQNCHSNYWLNCVIFKDFNLREKALTILIENKIQARPLWTPCHLQPAYKVENNLLLKYTEDIWNRTLSLPSSPKILNEDVKFISDLILLSIIGDK encoded by the coding sequence ATGATTAATTTGCATGAACCCATATTTGATAAAGACGATGAAGACTATGTTCTTGAAGCTCTACGTTCTTCATGGGTTTCAACAGGTGGGCCTTTTGTTGATAAATTTGAAAAAGATTTTGCTGATTTTGTGGGCTCAAAACATGCAGTATCAATATGCAATGGAACTATTGGTTTACAGCTTTCTATTGAGGCACTAAAGCATAGATTTCGGGTTTTGAATAACTTTGATATTATATTGCCTTCATTGACTTTTATTGCCACAGCAAATGCGGTAGTACATGCGGGTGGCTCACCTCATTTTATTGATACTGATGAAAATTCATTGCAGTTTTCCATTGAAAACTTTAAAAAATATATTTTAAATAACTATGAATATAGATTTGAACAAAAATACTGGATAAATAAAGTAACTTTTAATAGATTACTTGCTTTTATTCCTGTTCATATTATGGGCTGGTCTGCAGCAGAAAGTTATTTATTAAAAGGAATTTCGGAAGAGTTTAATTTGACAATATTAGAAGACGCAGCAGAAGCATTAGGGACATATAATCTTGATGAAACTCATATAGGAAATGAAAGTTTAGCAGCTATTTTTAGCTTTAATGGAAATAAAATACTAACTACCGGTGGTGGTGGCATGATTACAACAAATGATTTTGAATTTGCAAAACATTTAAAACATCTATCAACAACGGCAAAAATTGATAATTTTAGATTCGTGCATGACGAAATAGGATATAATTTTAGACTTGTTAACTTATTAGCAGCCCTTGGATGTTCTCAATTAAAAAAATTAAAATCACGTTTAGTACGTAAAAAAGAGATTTTTGACTTATATTCAAATTATTTAAATTCACCATTTTTAAATTTATATAAACAGCAAAATTGTCACTCTAATTATTGGCTAAACTGTGTCATATTTAAGGATTTTAATTTAAGAGAAAAAGCTTTAACAATTCTCATTGAAAATAAAATTCAAGCACGACCTTTGTGGACGCCATGTCATTTGCAACCAGCATATAAAGTCGAAAATAATTTATTATTGAAATATACAGAAGACATTTGGAATAGAACACTGTCTCTTCCTTCAAGTCCCAAAATTTTAAATGAAGATGTAAAATTTATTTCAGATTTAATTCTTTTAAGTATAATTGGTGATAAATGA
- a CDS encoding nucleotidyltransferase family protein, whose protein sequence is MINKFSPTYNQAILSEHSTLKECLSIISKSGLLIACISSYQNEKFLGILSDSDIRRALLSGASLEDSSKNWINKNPVTAHESSSTEELFELSHRVGKREIPLLDDQGFVADIFILGLNDIRTSEVKQKNVEIKNQVSNYMFILAGGLGSRLRSIVNDRPKPLAIVGGKPIIETLLNQATSQGFKNFYVSTNYLADQIEEFLASERFSGLNIEFVREKQPLGTAGSIGFIKSKIHESLIVCNADILTNVQYAKIVEEHENHDADITCAVRPFQYTIPYGVVNVLDKKISNISEKPKFDFLVNAGIYVLSPKVIELIENEQFLNMTDFITKCNAKGKKIIPYLLHEYWIDVGLPEEYLKANNEYHLHFES, encoded by the coding sequence ATGATAAATAAATTTTCTCCTACATACAACCAAGCTATTTTATCAGAACATTCAACTTTGAAAGAGTGTTTATCAATCATATCAAAGTCTGGATTGTTAATTGCTTGCATTTCATCTTATCAGAATGAAAAATTTTTGGGAATTCTTTCTGATAGTGATATTCGCAGGGCGCTTTTAAGTGGAGCCTCCTTAGAGGACTCTTCCAAAAACTGGATTAATAAAAATCCAGTTACTGCACATGAAAGCAGTTCAACTGAAGAGTTGTTTGAACTTTCTCATAGAGTTGGAAAAAGGGAAATCCCTCTTTTGGATGATCAAGGTTTTGTTGCAGATATCTTTATTTTAGGTTTGAATGATATTCGTACATCTGAAGTAAAACAAAAAAATGTTGAAATAAAAAATCAAGTATCAAATTATATGTTCATCTTGGCAGGAGGACTGGGCTCTCGATTACGCTCTATTGTAAATGATAGACCTAAACCATTAGCTATTGTTGGTGGGAAACCGATTATTGAAACCCTTTTGAATCAGGCAACTTCTCAAGGGTTTAAAAATTTTTATGTGTCTACGAATTATCTCGCCGATCAAATTGAAGAATTCTTAGCTTCTGAAAGATTTTCTGGACTAAATATAGAATTTGTAAGAGAAAAACAACCTCTTGGCACTGCGGGCTCAATAGGGTTTATAAAAAGTAAAATTCATGAGTCTTTAATTGTTTGCAATGCGGATATTTTGACAAATGTTCAGTATGCAAAAATAGTTGAAGAGCATGAAAATCACGATGCAGATATTACATGTGCTGTAAGACCATTTCAGTATACAATCCCTTATGGAGTAGTAAATGTATTAGATAAAAAAATATCAAATATTTCTGAAAAACCTAAATTTGATTTTTTAGTTAATGCTGGAATTTATGTATTAAGTCCAAAAGTAATAGAATTAATTGAAAATGAACAATTCTTAAATATGACCGACTTTATTACTAAATGTAATGCAAAAGGAAAAAAAATTATTCCTTATTTGTTACATGAATATTGGATTGATGTTGGATTACCAGAGGAATATTTAAAAGCAAATAATGAATATCATCTTCACTTTGAAAGTTAA
- a CDS encoding GDP-mannose 4,6-dehydratase: MSKRELGKIFVTGSDGFIGSHLVETLIENGFEVTALCQYNSFGKYGWLDDFTHKKCPHNLKLILGDIRDPFFLKKMIKDHDTVFHLAALIAIPYSYVAPQSYFETNVLGTLNVMEACLDSSRVSRFIHTSTSEVYGTAQFVPITEKHPLQGQSPYSASKIGADMAVESYFRSMSLPAVILRPFNTYGPRQSMRAVIPTIISQILSGNSEIKLGNLTTTRDFNYVIDTVKAFIALAESSNDDILGQSFNTGTGQEISIEDIFKLISKMLDKKISIVTEEERKRPEKSEVERLLSDPTKLFQATGWKAKFSLEEGILQLIHWMKNRSDYLQENTRYFV, translated from the coding sequence ATGTCAAAAAGAGAGCTTGGAAAAATATTTGTTACTGGAAGTGATGGTTTTATTGGTAGTCATTTAGTTGAAACTCTTATAGAAAATGGTTTTGAAGTTACAGCTTTATGTCAATATAATTCGTTTGGAAAATATGGTTGGCTTGATGACTTCACTCATAAAAAATGCCCTCATAATTTAAAATTAATTTTGGGAGATATTCGCGATCCTTTTTTTCTTAAAAAAATGATAAAAGATCATGACACCGTTTTTCATCTTGCTGCTTTAATTGCAATTCCTTATTCTTATGTTGCTCCTCAAAGTTATTTTGAAACAAATGTTTTAGGTACTTTAAATGTGATGGAAGCTTGTTTAGATTCTTCAAGAGTGTCTCGATTTATTCATACTTCAACAAGTGAAGTTTATGGAACAGCACAGTTTGTTCCCATTACGGAAAAACACCCTTTACAAGGTCAATCGCCTTATTCTGCAAGTAAAATTGGTGCAGATATGGCTGTAGAGTCCTATTTTAGATCTATGTCCCTTCCAGCTGTAATATTAAGACCTTTTAATACTTATGGTCCTAGACAAAGTATGAGAGCGGTAATTCCAACAATAATATCTCAAATTTTATCTGGAAATTCAGAGATAAAATTAGGAAACCTCACAACTACAAGGGATTTTAATTATGTAATAGATACGGTTAAAGCTTTTATAGCTTTGGCTGAGAGTAGTAATGATGATATTTTAGGGCAGAGTTTTAATACAGGGACTGGGCAAGAAATTTCAATAGAAGATATTTTTAAGCTTATTTCCAAAATGTTAGATAAAAAAATTTCTATTGTTACTGAAGAAGAAAGAAAACGTCCTGAAAAAAGTGAAGTTGAGAGATTATTATCTGACCCAACAAAGTTATTTCAGGCAACCGGTTGGAAAGCAAAATTTAGTCTTGAAGAGGGCATTCTTCAACTCATTCACTGGATGAAAAATCGTAGTGACTATTTGCAAGAAAATACTAGGTATTTTGTATGA
- the neuC gene encoding UDP-N-acetylglucosamine 2-epimerase produces the protein MQKLLMKKNICVVTGSRAEYGLLYWIMNYFNHDADINLQIIVTGMHMSPEFGDTYKQIEADGYKISYKVEMLLSSDTKSAITKSIGLGVIGFADAFENLKPDLLIVLGDRFEILSAVQSAVIYQIPVVHIHGGEITEGSVDDSFRHAITKMSHIHFVATEEYRKRVIQMGESPKTVFNFGAPGLDSIHKLNYFNQSELEESLGIKLGKINFLVTFHPVSIFSQEQNINSVKELLDALKRYPDAKIIFTKTNSDAFGRTMNKLLEDFVEENSSHCVIHSSLGHKRYLCLLRFVNVMIGNSSSAFIEAPVFNLPAVNIGCREQGRIESPSIISCHDKKEDILKAIDRALSAEFKKSIEFQPLPYGKGGDNSLKICNHLKSILFDPDFSASDFIKKKFFDLEVSVKQESIHNE, from the coding sequence ATGCAAAAATTATTAATGAAAAAAAATATTTGTGTAGTTACTGGTTCAAGAGCAGAATATGGATTGCTTTACTGGATTATGAATTATTTTAATCATGATGCAGATATAAATTTACAGATTATCGTAACAGGAATGCACATGTCTCCTGAGTTCGGTGATACATATAAACAAATAGAAGCAGATGGCTATAAAATTTCTTATAAAGTTGAAATGCTTTTATCTAGTGACACAAAATCAGCCATAACAAAATCTATAGGCTTGGGTGTAATTGGATTTGCAGATGCTTTTGAAAATCTAAAACCTGATCTTTTAATTGTTTTAGGAGATCGTTTTGAGATTTTATCGGCAGTTCAATCTGCTGTAATTTATCAAATACCAGTAGTTCATATTCACGGTGGAGAAATTACCGAAGGATCGGTTGATGACTCTTTTCGCCATGCAATAACTAAAATGTCTCATATACATTTTGTTGCAACAGAAGAGTATAGAAAAAGAGTTATTCAAATGGGAGAGAGTCCTAAAACTGTATTTAATTTTGGAGCTCCTGGATTAGATTCTATTCATAAACTGAATTATTTTAATCAGTCTGAACTTGAAGAAAGTTTAGGTATTAAACTTGGTAAAATAAATTTTTTAGTTACTTTTCATCCTGTAAGTATTTTTTCACAAGAACAAAATATAAATTCTGTTAAAGAACTTTTAGATGCCTTAAAAAGGTATCCAGATGCTAAAATAATTTTTACTAAAACAAACTCAGATGCATTTGGAAGAACGATGAATAAACTTTTAGAAGATTTTGTTGAAGAAAATTCTTCTCATTGCGTAATTCATTCATCTTTAGGTCATAAACGCTATTTATGTTTATTAAGATTTGTAAATGTTATGATCGGTAATTCATCAAGTGCGTTTATTGAGGCTCCTGTATTTAATTTGCCTGCCGTGAATATTGGATGTCGTGAACAAGGAAGAATTGAAAGTCCGTCAATAATTAGTTGTCATGATAAAAAAGAGGATATTTTAAAAGCTATAGATAGAGCTTTAAGTGCTGAGTTTAAAAAATCAATTGAGTTTCAACCTTTACCTTATGGAAAGGGAGGTGATAACTCTTTGAAAATATGTAATCATTTAAAATCTATTTTATTTGATCCTGATTTTTCCGCAAGTGATTTTATTAAAAAGAAATTCTTTGACTTAGAAGTTTCTGTCAAACAAGAGAGTATTCATAATGAATAA